In one window of Enterobacteriaceae endosymbiont of Plateumaris rustica DNA:
- the hisH gene encoding imidazole glycerol phosphate synthase subunit HisH: protein MNIVIINTSCGNFYSLKYTIKKIGFYSKITNDPDIILNADKIFLPGVGSIKSAMNKLKKDNLLNLLKFCKKDILGICLGMQLLGKYSQENKGVYTLGIFDVKVNLINNKLLPIPHMGWNTVNYNKNHLLFKNIKQNSYFYFAHSYAMNINNYTIAYCNYVQLFSAVIQKNNFFGVQFHPERSGINGIQLIKNFLEM, encoded by the coding sequence ATGAATATTGTTATTATAAATACATCTTGTGGAAATTTTTATTCTTTAAAATATACTATTAAAAAAATTGGATTTTATTCAAAAATTACTAATGATCCAGATATAATTTTAAATGCTGATAAAATTTTTTTACCAGGAGTAGGATCAATAAAATCAGCAATGAATAAATTAAAAAAAGATAATTTATTAAATCTTTTAAAATTTTGTAAAAAAGATATATTAGGTATTTGTTTAGGAATGCAATTATTAGGAAAATATAGTCAAGAAAATAAAGGAGTTTATACTTTAGGAATATTTGATGTAAAAGTAAATTTAATAAATAATAAATTATTACCTATACCTCATATGGGATGGAATACAGTTAATTATAATAAAAACCATTTACTTTTTAAAAATATTAAACAAAATTCTTATTTTTATTTTGCTCATAGTTATGCTATGAATATTAATAATTATACAATTGCTTATTGTAATTATGTTCAATTATTTAGTGCTGTTATCCAAAAAAATAATTTTTTTGGAGTACAATTTCATCCAGAACGTTCTGGAATAAATGGAATTCAATTAATTAAAAATTTTTTAGAAATGTAA
- the hisB gene encoding bifunctional histidinol-phosphatase/imidazoleglycerol-phosphate dehydratase HisB translates to MLNKVLFIDRDGTLISEPEDNHQIDNINKLIFEPYVIIALSKLIKFSYSLVIITNQDGLGSEKFPKKSFDIPHNFMINIFKSQGIEFKDIFICPHYFNDNCICRKPKVTMLKSYLDDTLDKKNSYVIGDRLTDIELSKNIGIKGILYDKNKYNWKNILLKLTKNNRYAIVKKNTKETSVLVELWLDKRGKSSINTGINFFDHMLEQIAIHGDFILNINVKGDLHIDDHHTVEDTALTLGSALLKALNHKKGINRFGFLLPMDDSLAECAIDLSGRPYLQYYAIFNNKKIGDFNTEMVKHFFYSLSYSMLCNIYLKVKGDNDHHKIESLFKAFGKSLKQAINIINDKIPSSKGII, encoded by the coding sequence ATGCTTAATAAAGTACTATTTATTGATAGAGATGGAACTTTAATTTCAGAACCTGAGGATAATCATCAAATTGATAATATTAATAAATTAATTTTTGAACCATATGTTATTATTGCTTTATCAAAATTAATAAAATTTTCTTATTCTCTAGTAATAATTACTAATCAAGATGGATTAGGATCAGAAAAATTTCCTAAAAAATCCTTTGATATTCCTCATAATTTTATGATTAATATCTTTAAATCTCAAGGTATAGAGTTTAAAGATATTTTTATATGTCCACATTATTTTAATGATAATTGTATATGCAGAAAACCTAAAGTGACTATGTTAAAATCGTATTTAGATGATACTTTAGATAAAAAAAATAGTTATGTAATAGGAGATCGTTTAACTGATATAGAATTATCTAAAAATATAGGAATTAAAGGTATTTTATATGATAAAAATAAATATAATTGGAAAAATATTTTATTAAAATTAACAAAAAATAATAGATATGCAATAGTAAAAAAAAATACAAAAGAAACTTCAGTTTTAGTAGAATTATGGTTAGATAAAAGAGGTAAGAGTTCTATTAATACTGGTATTAATTTTTTTGATCATATGTTAGAGCAGATAGCTATACATGGAGATTTTATTTTAAATATTAATGTAAAAGGAGATTTACATATTGATGATCATCATACTGTAGAAGATACAGCATTAACATTAGGATCAGCTTTATTAAAAGCTTTAAATCATAAAAAAGGAATTAATAGATTTGGTTTTTTATTACCTATGGATGATTCATTAGCTGAATGTGCTATTGATCTTTCTGGTAGACCTTATTTACAATACTATGCTATATTTAATAATAAAAAAATTGGTGATTTTAATACTGAAATGGTTAAACATTTTTTTTATTCTTTATCATATTCAATGTTATGTAATATATATTTGAAAGTAAAAGGAGATAATGATCATCATAAAATTGAAAGTTTATTTAAAGCTTTTGGTAAATCATTGAAGCAAGCAATTAATATTATTAATGACAAAATTCCTAGTTCTAAAGGAATAATATAA
- the hisD gene encoding histidinol dehydrogenase, translating into MNFFKNVIYWNLCDQNQKKKILTRPVIFLDKNIKKEVSNIIHKVKQEGDNALEYYNLLFDKVKIKTLEISIEKINNAKLNIKQDIKNAINNAYYNINKFHSYQIYKTKKIETTSGVYCQQIFRPINSIGLYVPGGTAPLFSTVLMLGIPAQLALCKNIVMCTPAPISNEILYTANLCKIKKIFQIGGAQAIAAMAFGTNSIPKVNKIFGPGNAFVTEAKKQINNQKENISIDMPAGPSELIIIADKFAYSHFIIADLISQAEHGVDSQVILLTTEEKIAKEVINGINNQIINLPRKDIIIKSLNNSYIIITKDIDQCIQISNKYSPEHLIIQCNEYEKILPKIMNAGSIFLGNWAPGSVGDYASGTNHVLPTYGYALTYSSLGVSDFQKSMTVQELTPQGLLNISNTVEIMSTTEKLIGHKNSVTLRSEFIKKKLLLNKNNDKYKNNINKIAKKNIINLIPYQSARLLDNSRFDHILLNANESPITPIFKLIKNTFNRYPEPQPKRLIKNYSNYCGINVDNILVSRGADEGIDLLMRTFCNYKSDKILFCPPTYGMYYINAKILGIKINAVKSLENWQLDLNTIKKTLDNVKIIYICNPNNPTGNLINQNDIIELLEITQGKSIVVIDEAYIEFCITYTIVHLIEKYSNLVVLRTLSKAFSLAGLRCGFVLANKEIINLLLKVIAPYPIPEPVSDIAVQALNRKNLILMHNNINKLMNNKLWLIKNLKKCHVVKNIFPSQTNYVLTKFFKSNYIFKKLSQKGIIVRNQDHNIGLSNCLRISVGTDYESTKLISVLQELSSY; encoded by the coding sequence TTAAACAAGAAGGTGATAATGCTTTAGAATATTATAATTTATTATTTGATAAAGTTAAAATTAAAACGTTAGAAATTTCTATTGAAAAAATTAATAATGCTAAATTAAATATTAAACAAGATATTAAAAATGCAATTAATAATGCTTATTATAATATAAATAAATTTCATTCTTATCAAATATATAAAACAAAAAAAATAGAAACAACATCTGGAGTATATTGTCAACAAATTTTTCGTCCTATTAATTCTATAGGATTATATGTTCCTGGAGGAACAGCACCATTATTTTCTACAGTATTAATGTTAGGAATTCCTGCTCAATTAGCATTATGTAAAAATATTGTAATGTGTACTCCAGCACCTATATCTAATGAAATATTATATACTGCTAATTTATGTAAAATTAAAAAAATTTTTCAAATTGGTGGTGCTCAAGCTATAGCAGCTATGGCTTTTGGAACAAATTCTATACCAAAGGTAAATAAAATTTTTGGACCAGGAAATGCATTTGTTACTGAAGCTAAAAAACAAATTAACAATCAAAAAGAAAATATATCTATAGATATGCCTGCAGGACCGTCTGAATTAATAATAATAGCTGATAAATTTGCGTATTCTCATTTTATTATAGCTGATTTAATTTCTCAAGCAGAACATGGAGTTGATTCTCAAGTTATTTTACTTACTACAGAAGAAAAAATAGCTAAAGAAGTAATTAATGGTATTAATAATCAAATTATAAATTTACCTAGAAAAGATATAATAATAAAATCTCTTAACAATAGTTACATTATAATTACAAAAGATATTGATCAATGTATACAGATATCAAATAAATATTCTCCTGAACATTTAATAATTCAATGTAATGAATATGAAAAAATATTACCTAAAATTATGAATGCTGGATCAATATTTTTAGGTAATTGGGCTCCTGGGTCAGTTGGAGATTATGCATCAGGAACTAATCATGTATTACCTACATATGGATATGCTTTAACTTATTCTAGTTTAGGAGTTTCTGATTTTCAAAAAAGTATGACAGTTCAAGAATTAACTCCTCAAGGATTATTAAACATATCTAATACAGTTGAAATTATGTCAACAACAGAAAAATTAATAGGTCATAAAAATTCAGTTACACTAAGAAGTGAATTTATTAAAAAAAAATTACTTTTGAATAAAAATAATGATAAATATAAAAATAATATAAATAAAATAGCTAAAAAAAATATTATTAATTTAATACCTTATCAATCTGCAAGATTATTAGATAATAGTAGATTTGATCATATTTTATTAAATGCTAATGAATCTCCAATAACACCTATTTTTAAACTTATTAAAAATACATTTAATAGGTATCCAGAACCTCAACCTAAAAGATTAATTAAAAATTACAGTAATTATTGTGGTATAAATGTTGATAATATATTAGTAAGTCGTGGTGCAGATGAAGGAATAGATTTATTAATGCGTACATTTTGTAATTATAAAAGTGATAAAATATTATTCTGTCCACCTACATATGGTATGTATTATATAAATGCAAAAATTTTAGGTATAAAAATTAATGCTGTTAAAAGTTTAGAAAATTGGCAATTAGATTTAAATACAATAAAAAAAACATTAGATAATGTTAAAATTATTTATATTTGTAATCCTAATAATCCTACTGGAAATTTAATTAATCAAAATGATATAATTGAATTATTAGAAATTACACAAGGAAAGTCTATTGTTGTTATTGATGAAGCATATATAGAATTTTGTATAACTTATACAATAGTACATTTAATAGAAAAATATTCTAATTTAGTTGTTTTAAGAACCTTATCTAAAGCATTTTCTTTAGCTGGATTACGTTGTGGATTTGTTTTAGCAAATAAAGAAATTATTAATTTATTATTAAAAGTTATTGCACCTTATCCTATCCCAGAACCTGTATCAGATATAGCAGTACAAGCATTAAATCGTAAAAATTTGATTTTAATGCATAATAATATTAATAAATTAATGAATAATAAATTATGGTTAATTAAAAATTTAAAAAAATGTCATGTTGTAAAAAATATTTTTCCTAGTCAAACTAATTATGTTTTAACTAAATTTTTTAAATCTAATTATATTTTTAAAAAATTATCACAAAAAGGAATAATAGTAAGAAATCAAGATCATAATATAGGATTATCTAATTGTTTAAGAATTTCTGTAGGAACTGATTATGAATCAACAAAATTAATTTCTGTTTTACAAGAATTATCTTCTTATTAA